The genomic DNA GCTCGTTAATGAGCTAGCATAGCATTCCAGAGTGTTAACATGCTGGTGGCACCATGTTAGCCTGCTGTGtttactcacacacatgttGTTACCTTCCACATTGGAAGACTGAATTTTTATATTTTGCGCACTGCGGTACACAATGTCCTGATTCCAGTTTGCATACTGATATTTGTATATGAAGCACCACAGGGCTCTGTCCTGGggtgtcatatttattttgttcgtACTATGGGGAGCTAGTTTTCCCCTGATGGGCTTACCTTGATAGTCTCACCCAAACCAATCTCCCTCCTCATGCCTCAAACTTATCTATCCAACCAAAGTGGGCGACGAGTAGTCAAttagaggcagagaagagagagagcaggattTGTGATCTAGTGTCATTGTTCCGCTATCGTTTTAGTCTTTATGTATCTGGCGTCAGTTTATGGAAGTTCCTTCAAACTAAATAAGGACCGAACGGATGTCCTCGTTAGTTTATCACACTGTCTCAGCTCCTTATACCcgtggacaaaaaaaaatagggGGCAAGTCAACTACCTATCCCAGTATGCATttcagcaacaaacaaacaaccaatcacagaGCCTCACATTATGTGACGCACATCGCTACCGGCAAACTGTAACTAAAGACGAACCAATTAAAAACTATGGGTCAACTGTGACATGTGTTCTGTCTTATTGTAGTATGTAGACACGTCCGCCAGACAAGAGTGGAACGACGGGGATGCCGAGGAGAttgttttaaaactaaaattaaaTGGGAATATattacagagggagaaaaaatgtaaataaaattacCTTAGAACTCTATAGCCATCATTTACTTGTTGTTTTACTACCTCCTTGCGTGAGTTATTGTGTCCTCTACGAACATTAAGGATGTCTCAGTTTCCTGGTGTCTAATGAACATTACTGCTTGATAGAGTCGTGACTGTGGCTGCAGATTATGTGTGTCAGCAGATTTATAATTATATTCCTAATTAAGTCTGAGGCACAATGATAATAATCTCACTGCGTATATTCTATTTTACAGTTTGTGATGAAAGCTGAGTTATTCCTGTAGCTCTGATGCCCCTCACTGAACAGTCAGTGGTGTTTTCCCTGCTGTCCGCCTCCGCACAGGAAGTGACGTCAGACGATGTGGGCAGGCGGGTAACCGTGACAACGGCCCTGCTGATGATGACATGTTTGCACCCCTCTGCGAGTGTATAAATCTccgctgtctgtctctctctcctctcctccgagCACCGTTGTCACGGCAACCAGACaactcgcacacacgcacgcacattcAGATGCTCCCATGGTTACATCCAGAAACACAATGGATGCTATCAGGAGGcaggtgcgtgtgtgtctgtgtgtgagattgaTAAACCAGCTGCTGATTAGTCACTGGTTTAAGTTTGTGGTTGAGATAACGAGCGCTGATGTCAGTGCCCTGACTGAGACGTTCAGCTCGGAACAGTAAGCAGCTGATCTAAATTCAAGCACTTTTTTGTACATGCAGTCTGGTGTTTGTGTCAGTTAGGAGGATGCCTGATGAGTTATCCAGAAGTCAAACGGGAGCTGGACTCGCTTAAGATTCTTGAAAATGTTTTCACCTCTCGTCAAAAGGGCTTCTACAGTTCTGGTTGAAGGGAGTCGAGGGGGCGGGGGTCCAGCTATTTGTCCACACTTCAAGACCCGGGGGTCACAAAGTGTGAATTGGCCTTTCAATCGCTGGAGATGTCAGGACAGCATTTCATCATTTGAGATGGACTGAAATGAAAACATGCATTCTAGCCATATTCTTGATTTACAAACTGCATGGACTGAGGTCTACTGAGGCTTTAGTTCTGTAGTGTTTCATCACCAATGCAGAGATCCTGAACTTTTAATTCATGTCAGAGTATTATTTGCGCTGGTAATTAATGCAAAAAGTGTGAATTTGAtaacttatacacacacacgtaaacaggAACAGGACTCTGATGCTGTTTGAAAGGTAGACCGTCAGCTTGGCTCACACAGCGAGAAGCAGTGGGTGGAAAGAACCGGATGTTGGTATGGTATCTCCTGTTCTACAGACGTTATTACAATCTGGATTCGGTGAGCTGCGGGAGGCTGTCAACTGCGAGTGGGAGTAGATAAAAACAGTAGATCAGATATTTATTACAGGGAAATCAcgttttttaagttgttttttatttctgacTGATAAATGGTTTATATTTGAGAGCATCAGAATAAATCCGCATGTGGTGGCATAACTCACACTGTCACGTTgtagtctctcctcctccctggttTCTATCAGCTCTTTTCTTTAACGAGATGCAAAGCTCTAATCGATGCTCGTTAGTCATTCTGCTGAGGGGGAATGTAGCTCGGCATGCTGGGAAACTCCCCGAGGACCTTCGCTCCGTCATTTTAATCCATTCCCGTTCGTCACGTTATCTGTGAATATGCTGTGAGAGTTCAGAGGGGGCGAGGCGCTCATCAAATGTCCAGGTGTTGCGGTCCCCGAAGATTTAAATGTCACAAAGCTGCAGCTGCAACGCAAAACAGGCTCATCACAGCAGCACTGACCGTCTGTTACATAGAAAACCCACAGGTTCATATGAAGTCATCATATCATATACACTGTTCACATATTTAAGTTTTCTTGCTTGCATTCAAATGATCTTTTTCAGCTGAATATAGAATAGAATGAAGCTACACTGAACTAAACCAAAATAGTTTTTCTTACAAGTTTACCTGTTTGTGAACAAGTCACTACAATATACAAAGTGTTCTATAGCTGCTAAAATGAAGCCAGCCTGACAAAAAAACCTCACCTAAATTAAACTGTgactaaaataaataagacCTCAGCCACGCTCTTTTACCAAAGCTACCAAGAGTTAGCttgtattgattttaaaaaatggtttaaTATTCTCAACTGATACCATTAGCTAGCCTTCGCCGAACTGTTTTAGCTGCTAAATATAACTGTAAGCTCACTTGTATAGCTGCTTAATATAACTTTAAGCTAACTTGTATAGGCTAGCTGTTTAATATAACTTTAAGCTAACTTGTATAGCTGCTTAATATAACTTTAAGCTAACTTGTATAGCTGCTAAATATAACTTTAAGCTAACTTGTATAGCTCCTTAATATAACTGTAAGCTCACTTGTATAGCTGCTAAATATAACTGTAAACTCACTTGTTTAGTTGCTAAATATAACTTTAAGCTCACTTGTATAGCTGCTTAATATAACTGTAAGCTCACTTGTATAGATGCTAAATATAACTTTAAGCTAACTTGTATAGCTGCTTAATATAACTTTAAGCTAACTTGTATAGCTGCTAAATATAACTTTAAGCTCACTTGTATAGCTGCTTAATATAACTTTAAGCTAACTTGTATAGCTGCTAAATATAACTTTAAGCTCACTTGTTTAGTTGCATAATATAACTTTAAGCTAATTTGTATAGCTGCTAAAAAAGAATATCGGTCTGCTAACCTGAACCAATAACTTTTAAACCAAACTATGGGCTTGCTAACAGTGGATATAATGAGTAGGGGGACTGATGCACCGAAGCCTCTAAATGACATGCTCATTGTTATGGAGATAATCTGCACTTGAAGCAGGTTGGGCGTGCAGCTGAAGGACTCTCCCAGAATAAAACCACCAGAGTGGTTTTCATTTACCAGTTGCCGTCGATGGCACTCCGACTAATTACATTCAGATCGTTTGTCTGTTCCTGCCTCGCTCTGTAGGAACACTGTGAGTGGAGTTCATGCTCATTTCCCGCTTTGCCTTTGACACCTGCTTTTAAAAGTATTACCAGATATTGATTTTCTATTactatacattttatttggttgaTTTCCCACAAATGGTGATTTCCATCTTGAAAAAAGCCACCAAAACATTTCTGAAAAGAATCTAAATCAACCTGAAACTCGAGACATCATACGTAATATGTGTATATTGGATTACAGCATTAAATTATGTGGGCTGTAAATTCACGTCCAGGTTTCTCTTTCTCATTTCTTCCGTAATACATCTTCCCCTCTTTTCATCTCCTTCTCAGCATACAGGCCAGCTATCCAGAGCAGCAGGCAGACTCACACTCCCAGAATGCCAGAGCAGAGCAACGACTACCGGGTGGTGGTGTTCGGAGCCGGCGGGGTGGGGAAGAGCTCGCTGGTCCTTCGGTTTGTCAAAGGCACTTTCAGAGACACCTACATCCCCACTGTGGAGGACACATACAGACAAGTAACTGTATTTTTATTAGAACACAGCGTGTGTGTCATTTAAGCTCTTGTGATAATGACTTGTTAAATTGTGAACATTACctgttctctctgcaggtgaTCAGCTGCGACAAGAGCGTCTGCACACTGCAGATCACagacacaacaggaagtcaccagTTTCCAGCCATGCAGCGTCTTTCCATCTCCAAAGGCCATGCCTTCATCCTGGTGTTCTCCATCACCAGCCGCCAATCACTGGAAGAGCTGAAACCCATTTACCAGCAGGTCAGATTCTTTCATTTAGTTTCTAGGTGACTGACTAACAGTTGTCAACAGGATCATTAGATATCAGTTATCTAGCTAGAGTAACTTGGTCGGATTTTCTATGTACAGATGAGCTTAGAGGTTCcaaataaaatattgataataTTATACATTTCTATGAAGCACCAGTAAAGGTGTACGTTCTTCGCTTAATCTTAAAAGTTTGAAAGCTTTAAAGCTGAATCATGAATGTTTTCTAGAAAGGTCCTGTTGACTTGATCAAAATGTCCCCTTCAGGTCTTGGCCATCAAAGGTACAGTGGATTCCATTCCCATCATGCTTGTGGGCAACAAAAGCGACGAGACGGCCCAGCGCGAGGTGGAGAGGAAGGACGCCGAGGCTCAGGCCGCCACCTGGAAGTGTGCCTTCATGGAGACGTCGGCCAAGACGAACTCCAACGTAAAGGAACTGTTTCAGGAGCTGCTGTccctggagaagaagagggacATGAGCCTGAGCATCGACGGCAAGCGCTCGGGAAAACAAAAACGAGCCGACAAGTTGAAGGGGAAGTGCAGCATCATGTAGAGCGGACTCGCTGTGGAGATGTGGAAACAGCAGAGGAGGCAAGAGGGGAAGTCTGCTGACGAGCTCCCATAGAGACTCCTCCTCCCATCTTATCCCAGCTCTGCATTACGGAGGATGGGTCTTGTTTGATGGCTCTCCTCCACCATCCGTCTGAACACTGAAGCCCCAAGGAACAAAAAAGATGAGACCGAGTGACAATGAAAACTCCTTCTGGCCCTGAACTggattgtgtatatgtgtgtatatactgtatatatatacatatgtatatatatatgtgtgtatatttatacacatgaatgtacatatatacatatatatgtacatatatacatatatatatatatatatatatatgtacatatatatatatatatatatatatatacatatatatatatatatatatatatatatatacagacccATCTAACGGCTACCACTATCAATAATCACAATTGTATTATAATAGAGGAATACTCCACTGATTTTAATGTGAATCTTGGCCCAAGCCATGAATGTAACTTGTATTTATAAAGGCAAAAGATACATTAGATATAACTTAATTTATCCCAATGGGAAATTGTTGTACAACAGTTGCAGTACAAAaaaagtggaataaaaagtGATAAAGTAAATTCTTCCGATCATAGTCAAGCTCTCATTTGTTTCAGTAGCTCCTACAATACCCAGGATTCATAGCGAACACTGAGATGTAGGTAAAGTATGCATAGGCCTGAAACTGACACTCAAACCTAGCCAGTACCTGAGcccttcaattcaattcaatttgatttattttgtatagcccaacatcataaattacaaattatcctcagagggctttacaatctgtacacatacgacatccctgacctttgacctcacatcggatcaggaaaaactccccaaaaataacctttgacagggaaaaaagtgaagaaaccttcaggagagcaacagaggaggatccctctccccagatggacagatgaatagatgtcatgtgaccagatgaacagagttacagagttacagcacACTCAATGAATATGACCGATGGCCTGATGAAACAGTTACAACCACCAAAAATAGCAGTGTAACGTTTCCCACGTTGTCCCATGAGTCCACAGAATATAGAGGAAGCAACGCTGAGTGTTcgcaaaaccttttttattattcatgggacacacacagctgtatcTGCGAACTCTTGCCTCTTACCGCCCTCCTCTTCCCCGTTgctactgctccttttgagggaaGAGATGATCCGGGGAGAGGATCcctacagaatgaacagagttacagagttacataaacacactcaATGAATATGACCGAAATGATTAGTAGGCCTGATGAACCACAAAAAATAGCAGCAACAGTGGATGTAAAAGAACAATATTGATAATCGAAGCAGTCATGGTAATTACGAacagcaatgcaactaataatgataatgctAAAGGCAGGAGGTGTCGGGCAGGACTACGGTCAGCAGGGCCCAAGAGGcaggaccggcttcagacacagccacgatccatggaaacctgtgaggcgagaaagcacatcgactccggggaggaagcagagttaataaggtgcattgaagagacatgaattcatccataaggagagagagaagaggagataggtgctcagtgtatcctaaaacatcccccagcagcctataagcctatagcagcatatcaaggggctggaccagggcaaacctgattcagccctaactataagcactattaaagaggaaagtcttaagtctattcttaaatgaggtgactgtgtctgcctcccggactgaaagtggaagctggttccataaaagaggagcttgataactgaaggctctggctcccatcctactttttaggactctaggaaccacaagtagccccgcatttagtgagcgcagctctctagtggggcaatatggtactacaagctccttaagatatgatggtgcatcaccaatcaaggctttggaggtgaggagaagaattttaaatgtgattcttgattttacagggagccagtgcagagcagctaatacaggagtcatgtgatctcttgtCTTAGTTtttacacaagctgcagcattctggatcaactgtagCTCTCTCTTATAATAGACGTATGTGTAACACCCTgttagttctgtgtctgtctccccagtgtctgtTGATTActcgttcccttcacctgccctcagccactcctctgcctccttaatgaCTCAttccctacacctgtggtttccccccTGATATATACTctcattctttcccttgtccctTGCCAGATTGTTGTGTTTAGTCATGTTGTTTAGTCCATGTTGATTAGTCCCTGTTATTTACGCCCTGTTCCTGTAGATTCCCTGTGTTAGTCTTTTGTGTCACTTCACCTTTCCAGCCTGAGTGCCatgttttacctttttcttaataaaaagagctttttgtttccccgtacctggactcctgcctacttcctctgcacctgagctTTTGCCTCACCACACCCTGCGATAGACGTGATagtattagagcagcctgattgTAAGTAATTGTAGAagtctagtctggaagtaacaaatgcatgAACACATTTGTCTGCATAGCTTTGAGACAGGATGCgtctgatttttaaaatgttacgtagGTGAAAAAAGACAGTCCTTAAGATTTGTTTGTTGAATCctgataaaaaaattaaaaaaacagaaactatATCATTAGATAATTAATTTCTTAGGTGTTCTGGGCCTCGTAAAATAACTCTGAGTtaaacatcaggaagttgcatgtcatccaggtttttatttctttaagacatgcttgaagtttaaggagctggttggtctcctctggctTGATctatagatataattgagtatcatctgcataacaattaaagtttatgagtgtttcctgatatTATTGCCTAAAGGACTTTAAAACCCAACTGGTACTGCAAAATGTGATACTCAGAAACCTATATATTTGTCATCCATTACTGACTAAACTTGCAAGTCTAAACTCCAAACGCCGCTGTGCCATAGTTACAGCTGCTAAGCTATGATTGGACAATCATGGGGTTTAATAAATGGTCAATTAGCAGCGCTTGACCCAAATCTCAGActtaaaaaaagcaaagcagAAAAAAATCAGTTTATGTTAACACTATTGAGCCCAGTTAGCGTGCTAACATATTAGCCACAGAGTCCCCTTGCTATCAAGTTCACGTTAGCTTCGCTCACAGTCCTCCCATGGGGTTTGGTTGGTGGTTGGAGGGAGCACTGCTCTAATTTTTGCATAATGCGACCACACCTTACAGCTGGCTGCCTTATGACTTTTCACCACTATTGACAATAAATGCAACTACTCcagtgaagtattcctttatcTAATAGACCAGTGACCTTTCCATTATGAGTCGGCTCTGCTTCCTGCTGTCATTAAGAATGCTTACATTCGAGCTAACGGTCTTCCCCTCCACATGAACACAGTACAGGTGGTCCGACGAGCTGACGGGACCGCAGAAGAAACACAGGATGCTCTTAAAACATCAGGAAACTCCGAAAAGGTTGCATTGATTTCCACAAGCACAAGCTGGCCCTTCACTCTGTTTTCATCTGTCAGACTCAACAACATCAGTTAGCATCAACAATTGGCTGCCGACAGAGCAGCAGTGGAAGCGCGCAACTGTGTAAActgtaaatatgatttaaaggaacagtgcaACAATTTAGGAATCGTCGTCAGAGTCCGATGTTTCAGATTGATATCTCTTTTAATCTGTGTGTATTCAAGACAGAGAAACTgttttagcctagcttagcataaagactggaatcaAGCGGGAAACTGCTAGCCAAACTCCATCTAAACCATCCAAATGTTGGCTACATGAGCTGCTAGCTAGCACAACCTCCCACACAACTGTAAGCAGGCTGCGTAGCATTGCAGGTAATGCTTCAAGGATTTTTGTGCT from Cyclopterus lumpus isolate fCycLum1 chromosome 4, fCycLum1.pri, whole genome shotgun sequence includes the following:
- the diras1a gene encoding GTP-binding protein Di-Ras1a, translating into MPEQSNDYRVVVFGAGGVGKSSLVLRFVKGTFRDTYIPTVEDTYRQVISCDKSVCTLQITDTTGSHQFPAMQRLSISKGHAFILVFSITSRQSLEELKPIYQQVLAIKGTVDSIPIMLVGNKSDETAQREVERKDAEAQAATWKCAFMETSAKTNSNVKELFQELLSLEKKRDMSLSIDGKRSGKQKRADKLKGKCSIM